The DNA sequence TGCCACAGCCTCAGACATACCAGGAAAAGCATAACAACGGGCCTAACCTCCTTatctaggacgacctctagcaTAACatgtggagtagcaactggagtAGCAACCATGGCCTGTGTACCCTGTGGAGGTTCAGCCCTCctaagtctaggacaatctctcataatgtgcctagtattTCCACACTCGAAAAAACCTCACTGCGGGCGTGGCTGCTGGAACTGAGTCTGACCCGAACGGCTAGAATAATCGCTgtaagcaccccgtgcaggaggtgaaTTAGAAGATGGTTGTGCAAAATGAGTACCATGAGGTCCCTGAATATTTGGGGCGCTGCGAGTGGCCTGAAGTGCATGCAAAACTAGTCTACTGATAAAACCTCTGCCATGACGGATCTTGCCCCCAAAGTAGAACTCCCCCATCCTCcagaaccacgaggcctcttggcctcccaaTCCTCCATCTCCTGGCCAATAATACGCTCTAACCTCCTAgaaatctccacaacctgctggaatggagtatcagtctccagcTCCCATGTCATCTTGCATCTGAGACCATAATTGAGCCCCTCGAAAAATCTGTGGACTCTCTCTAGTAGTGGAAACCAAAGCAGATGCTTGACGAGACAACTTACTGAACCTCAAAGCGTACTCAAACGCGGTCATAGTCACCTGGtgcaactgctcgaactctgtgcgccacgcatccctGAGGGTGTGTGGGACAAACTCCTTCAAAAACATCTtagaaaattgagcccaagtgagtggcgctacatcagctggcctaccctcctcataagcctgccacTGCCTATATACTGACCCCATCAGCTGAAATTTAGTAAAGGCGGCCTCGCACACCTCTACAATGCCCATGGCacagagaatacggtggcactagTCTAGAAAACTCTGTGCATCCTCAGAAACTGCACCATTGAAAGTAGGAGAATCatacttcttaaacctctcaagtctcctctgctcctcctctgatgccACTGGCCTGACCTCAGACTGAACTGCGATAACGGGTTGTGCTGGCATAACATCCAgaacctgatcaacatggacccacTACTATGGTGTACGGGATGTGGGAGTCTGAGCTcatcccccggcctgagaagtagctggtgcaactgggatcaatcctgcctgagccaaagCACCAAACATGCTTAGGAGTTGTGCCAAATTCTCATAGAGTCCAAGAGTGGTAGCAGGCATCTTAAGTACATGTTCCCTAACCGGAGGTACTGTGGCTCCTCGATCGCTGCTCTAGTAGAAGCTCTAGTTGTAGCACATGCCCCTCCTCaccctctacctcggccccagtcTCTCGCGGATTTAGTAGGGGCGTGGGTGTTTGCTCATCTGATCCGGtagtgcatgtcctcaccatctgtgagagaatagaaagaaaaaatatcAAGCTCAAAAATCAATAAATTCGCACAAAAAAGAATGAATGAAGTGAAATTTCCTAGTAGTtctatagtctctcgaagataagtactgacctctccgtaccgatccgcaagactctactaaacctgtttttgactcgtagaacctatgaacctagagctctgacaccaacttgtcacaacccaaaaaccCTCCTTTGGAGTCGTAATGACACCTAGTCTCCCAACTAGGTAAGCCAGTCACTCAACATTATTTTAAATAATGAAAACATGAATTAATGAAAATGGAGTTTAATATAAATGCGGCAATCAGAGTAATTCAGGTCAAAGCAAAAAATATCCAAGAACTAGGGGGTAcaaagtcacaagctctaactgaatacacgagatcaatctcaaaatacaatactatctgaaatacataaacaatataaatgaaACAAGAGGATGACTCTAAGGCCTACGGTCGGATCATGCAGGGAGAACTTGAAGTCTCCGTGTGTATGCCTTTTCCGGTCCAaagtacccggatctgcacaaaaatgtgtagaagcgtcatatgagtacaccacaatcggtacccagtaagtatcaagactaacctcggtggagtagtgatgaggttcaagtcGTGTAATACTCATTAGATAAATAACCTGTGCAATGcatatatcaaagaaaactgATAATTGAAATATAACTGAAAACAATAATCACAAACCCTTTGGAACCTGTAATAATCACTCAATGTAGTAAACCCCATTTTGATCACGAAATATCAAATAGAGGTAAGACATGTGATGGAATGTCAAATACAACTATTAACTCAGGTAAGTGCCAAATGTAAGCTTTCAGAATCAattattaaataagaataacagCCTCATCTCAACACAATCACAATAACAATGAGGACACCCTGAAATATCACATAGCATCATCAACATGCCACCCTTATTACGCTGCATGTGTACATAAAAATGatatgccacccttatttcgccaCATGTGCATATTGCCGCCCTTATTTTGCCACGTGGGTAGCCTGCAATAATGGCACCTTATGTCGCCCCACACGCACAACCATAGACAAAGAAATCGCACAGCAAAACCTCGTGTTGACACCCCAAATCAATCTGCTTAACATGTCCACAAGTGCCACGGTACCATAAAACAATAATGCCAAGTGACACAGTATCACAACAATAGTGATAAAGTGTCATCAAAGTATAAAATCACAACTTTCAACAACCGTGCACGAGTACATAACAAATAATCATAGAAGCGGAGGGGATGTTCAATAGATAAAGCATGTCTATGGCTAAGCCAATGAAATGAGCATGATCAAATAGTCATAAAGTGAGTTTTCAACTATAATATAATGTTTATTATCACATTAAGGCATATCAATAGTCTACGATCTATTCCGGTCAAAACCACATATAGTGCACGTATACATGCTCGTCACATCATGTACACGTCACTTAACACATCATAGAAATCAATAATTAGGGCTAAtacctaaggggtatttccctcacacaaggttagacaagatacttacctcaaaaaaacCTAAATCAATCAGCAAATAGGCCCTTCCAGCGCAAATCCACCTCCGGACGACAAgaatctagctaaaataacttaatactaTAAATAAAAGACATAGGAAATGATTCTGGATAATAAAGATTTGATATTTAattaaaatcaaaaagtcaacttataAAGTCAATCCAGGCCCGCACCCCAGAACTCGACCAAACCCAAAAATTCCGAAcccctattccgatacgagtccaaccatactaaaatcatccaattctgacctcaaatcagccttcaaatcatcaatttatattttcgaaaagtttttacaaaaaattcccaatttctcaaattcaaatcactaatcaaacactaaaatcgaggttagaatcatgaaataatatcaaatccgagtcaaaaatacttacccaaatccaaatcgtgaaagtccctccaaaatcgcccaaaccgagctatCTAACTCAAAATATGGTAAAATAAGCAAAACCCTCCaaatagagtactaaatatatCTGCACAGACATGCTCTACGTGATGGCAGAAaagccttcacgatcgcgaagaccaAACATACCCAGCTGCCAAATCATTCTTCACCAACGCGACATACTAGTCGCTAACGAGGTGACCAACTCCACAGTCCCTACGCGAACGTGACTCCTCACTCGTGAACATGAAGGGCAAATGCCTGATGCCCCTTTCCGCCTTaacttctacgcgatcgcggcacctagctcgcgaacgcgaaagcaaTAGTCTCCCAAGCTTCGCGAATGTGGTACTCACTTCGCAACCGTGAAGGTTAAATGCTTGCCACCAAAATTACTCTACACGACCCCATAGTCGTGATCGCAATAAAGAAAACCAGATATGAGTTGACAGcaatccaaaataagagaaaattgcccgtagcccatctgaaacacacccgaggcccctacgaccccgtccaatcacaccaactagtcctaaaacataatatgaACCTACACGAGGCCTCAGATCACActaaacaacaacaaaactatgaaacacacctcaattcaagcctaataaactaatgaactttcTAAATTCAAAACTTACGCCGAAAATGTTTAAACACCtcggattgacctcaaagtttgcatgTATGTCCCAAATGACACAGCGGACCTATAACAACTCTCTGAATCACAATCtgagcccgatatcaacaaagtcgatcctcggtcaaacctatcaaccttccaaaactttaactttccaactttcgccaaaaaataccaaatcaacctacggacctccaaattcaaattcggacacacgccaaagtccaaaatcaccagaCAAAGCTATGGAACCATTAGAACACcgtttcggagtcgtctacaatAAAAGTctactccgatcaactcttacaactaaAGCCttcaaccaagggactaagtgtcccaaatcaatccaaaactcacccgaaaccaacccaaTCATCACGATAAGTCACGTAACTACAAATACACTTATGTAAAATATCAAATAGGAGAATCGGAGCTAAATACTCAGAATGACCGGCGGGATTGTTATTGGAGAAGTCCCTCTTATAAGAAtaagcaagagacttacctctagCCGAGACCACCTTCAATCAAATCcacctccaaacgactcgaatctagtcaaatattactCTAATGAGTCAATACAAACTTTAGGAATTGATTtcatataaaaaattaaatttttactaaaatcaaaaagtcaaatttcgGGCTCAGAATCTGAAATTGATCATAGATATAGTTTACGCATAACAccccgagtccaaatatataattagattCTAACTCGGGTTCAAATTTCGTATTTAAAATCCCCAAAGTCACTCTCTTAAGGTCAAATCAAAAACCTCAATTTCTACACTTTAAATCCTAGATGTAGGGATTAAATATCCATGTAGATGCTTAAAATATAATCACAGGTGAGTAGAAACCACTTACTCACTTGCCTTGTATAAAAATCTCCTTGAAAAGCTATCCCTCAAGTAGTCTAGGAttcaaaataaaagagaatgggCAAAAATCTCGAAATCGCAACTTAAATACACTACTTAGCGATAAACTAGGTGATCGTGAccagcctcgcgatcgcgaagcatagcTGCCCAGTGCTCTATGCGACCGTGACCCTCAGCCTTTGACCGCAGGACAAAGTCATCCCTTACCTCAGCTCTTTTTCACCGACGCAAATATttcctcgtgaacgcgatgcctAGTTCCGCAACACTATGTGATCGCTTCTCCCCAATCGCGAAACAACCATCCTGGACAGGATTCTTCCTTCACGTTTACATAGCTcctgtcatgggctgctttccatcatcgacccatgaccccttggacgcgccccgtggcatcccggcaagcctcccaacgcctagcgccacggtcggccccgtggtctcggcagcgccaagtaacaagcgagcatgcgcctctgtcgccccaccgataatcaatgccagcgcccagcggctggccaatgccatcagtgccgtgcgcaccgacaatgccgcgcgcacaaatcatcctgttgccatcagcgccgcacacccagacagtgccccgcgcgcagacctaatgccaagcaccagtgcccagccgctggcagatccaaatagtgccgcgcgcgcccacagcaatgcgcgcgcagaccctgctgctcaagacaaagttgctgccatcggacttgcttccatagaagactaagtccttttcattgtaattatagagtagttttacttcattcattttcagtgtgcttctacagctttcttaggtcaactcatgtaactttggtttatttttttaagcattattaagggggaccaaagcattcaaacattcaagcattcaaacaattctctgtactagtgtctctcccccccgGCACCGCAtttcatcttgtaatagctttcatcatcatcaatacaatcatcagctttcatcatcagttgctcattttccgctgctcaattgctcacgacattggctttcccgtacggcactgacaatctagtctagcgtacgacgagggcctcagttggcgcatagcaaccgcactgacattggttgcttagccttacgtcgcccttccaaggaacttcaggaaggcgccgcgtaacagttggtatcagagcctaggctcgacatcggacgagggaactcattggcatcatcatcaccatttctgaccatggtgaatcacggggatcgcatcacgaccctagaagagacggttgacgcattacggcccatcgtggatacgttgcctgatctaaaaaccagcctagtgcaaaggttggacgacctggaccgcagaatgcggcaggccgaaaatgacatagcaaacatcagtcaagactctgaggaagaccggcaaacggctgccgtcgaggcaaccaaaattcatggccaattcgaggacctccaacaggagcgtgccgaggatttagcccatcgggaactagaggcagacagactgacagtcatgcagcaaaccatagacaacttgacaggccagctcaatgttgtcaatgctgcactacaaagcctgctcaaaggaggcgaaaaccacaccaggggtgccatgaacattgcccccactccacaaaagctgaaaattccggagcccaagccatacaacggagcccgggatgctaaagaagtggaaaatttcatcttcgacatcgaacaatacttcgatgccgttggacatttggaagaatccaaaaaggtagcaactgctgccaagtatcttcaaggcgatgcaaaactctggtggcgagtcaaatacgaagccatcagggccggtgaggaagttgcgtgaactccgccacaccaggtcggtgcgggactacgtgcgtcaattctccgcactcatgctaaacatacgggatatgggggacaaagacaaacagttcgcattcatagaaggtttgaaacctcatgctcgtatggaactgcaaagacaacgggtagataccctgcccaaggccattcaagctgcagagtgccttggggattattagttggaaactcagaaggataggccccagccgcctgtccgagggggatacaacgggagccaacctagcaacggtggccccaacagaaacggaggagatcgaggtACATCCAAATCCAAGACTCCTTCCTGAAGCAGTAACACTACTGCATCAGTCAACAATCatcaggggagaaagcccccatcagaatgccgtcattgcggcgaggaacattggaacaatcaatgccccaatacacaagtcaatgctcaacaaactgttgACGATGACGAGACAGATACCGACAACTCAGACGGCGCCGATcaagtaggtgccttcaacgcatttgtcggctccattcatgataccttggcgggaaccagtactggcaaccccaagaagaaagcattcccaatcgacaagaaagggaaaggaaaggcgaacgagaggcctcccacatcacaaaagaggaccttaatgttcgttgacatgaaagtaaacggcagacctattcgggcattgatagacacgggtgctagccacaactacctggcctcaactcaggtgcaacgcctcggtctagcagtgcaaaaatgcaagggtcgtgtcaaggctatcaactctccatctcagcaagtgagtggaatagccaaagaagcgccaatccagcttggcccatacaagggaatattcgacctacgcatagctatcatcgatgacttcgaactgatagtgggattggaattcctcaggaagaccaacaccatcccggtgccatatgccaacatgctcctaatgatgggagacaacggggccaaaccccaCACCATACCGTGCATATCCAAGAAGATGGCCGTTGGAAACATCACGGCCATGCAGTTTAAGGAGGGAATCAACAGACCTGAACCCATAGTTCCGACTggcctcaacatcatcaaacatgcatcacatcatcggggtccaacagctcatggcgcccctcaatgtgtgaagacttgtcaagcattcccaaaggacaagtcggatcacccagcacaagcgggactcttggagccgctacctgtcccacagagaccttgggaaagcatttccctgaatttcatcacaggattacccaaggtcggaaatcatgcaaccatcatggtggtagtagacctgttttccaagtatgctaccttcatcgcagccccacagaacatGTCGGCAGAAGAAAcaactcgactcttcttctcccatgttgtcaaacattggggtatgcccagcaacatcatcagtgactgcgacccacgcttcactagcaagttttggacccaactcttcagttgcctcggatccaaattgagttacaactcaaaccatcatcatcagcaaacacatgatcaaacagaccggttcaatgacatgctggaggaatatctctgCCAATTTTCTACcgggtcacaaacacattgggtgaagcttctggatgctgctcagctgtgtttcaattcacaaaagtgcgcccatacaaacaaaagcacttttgaaattgttactgGACAGtaaccgctactcccacataatgtgaatgcaccaaacataccatcatctcatcgagctgccagtttctctacagaatgggaacaaactttgaagatagtgcggagctatcttgtcagggcccaagacagggcaacgaggcatgccgaacaaaaccgtcactttgcccaacatcaagcaggggacaaagtgatggtaaaaACCCCGAGGCGGAACTTatttgcaaagaggacccaagatcctcgcctattgccaagctacatcgggcctttttccattgaaaggcgcatcgggaaatccacataccagctgaacacaccagcctggtagaaaatccatccagtcttccatgtcagccgcctcaGGCCACTTCAGAAATGTATGGAAGATCATTTAGAAAGACATCTCACAGCACCGAGGGGAATAGACCTCCCAGCCATCAAGAGCCTGACCAACCATCATCATcctgcaggtaaggctccgaggatgtcgccaactcaggtgggggagaatgtcatgggctgctttccatcatcgacccatgaccccttggacgcgccccgtggcatctcggcaagcctcccaacgcctagcgccacggtcggccgcgtggtctcggcagcgccaagtgacaagcgagcatgcgcctctgtcgccccaccgataatcaatgccagcgcccAACGGCTAgccaatgccatcagtgccgcgcgcaccgacaatgccgcgcgcacaaaTCATCCTGTTGCCATTAGCGCCGCACAcccagacagtgccccgcgcgcagacccaatgccaagcaccagcgcccagccgctggcagatccaaatagtgccgcgcgcgcccacagcaatgcgcgcgcagaccctgctgctcaagacaaagttgctgccatcggacttgcttccatagaagactaagtccttttcattgtaattatagagtagttttacttcatttattttcagtgtgcttctacagctttcttaggtcaactcatgtaactttggtttattttttttaggcattattaagggggaccaaagcattcaaacattcaagcattcaaataattctctgtactggtatctctcccccccgacaccgcatttcatcttgtaatagctttcataatcatcaatacaatcatcagctttcatcatcagttgctcattttccgctgctcaattgctcatgaTATTGGCttttccgtacggcactgacaatctagtctagcgtacggcgagggcctcagttggcgcattgcaaccgcactgacatcggttgcttagccttacgtcgcccttccaaggaactttagGAATTGATTtcatataaaaaattaaatttttactaaaatcaaaaagtcaaatttcgGGCTCAGAATCTGAAATTGATCATAGATATAGTTTACGCATAACAccccgagtccaaatatataattagattCTAACTCGGGTTCAAATTTCGTATTTAAAATCCCCAAAGTCACTCTCTTAAGGTCAAATCAAAAACCTCAATTTCTACACTTTAAATCCTAGATGTAGGGATTAAATATCCATGTAGATGCTTAAAATATAATCACAGGTGAGTAGAAACCACTTACTCACTTGCCTTGTATAAAAATCTCCTTGAAAAGCTATCCCTCAAGTAGTCTAGGAttcaaaataaaagagaatgggCAAAAATCTCGAAATCGCAACTTAAATACACTACTTAGCGATAAACTAGGTGATCGTGAccagcctcgcgatcgcgaagcatagcTGCCCAGTGCTCTATGCGACCGTGACCCTCAGCCTTTGACCGCAGGACAAAGTCATCCCTTACCTCAGCTCCTTTTCACCGACGCAAATATttcctcgtgaacgcgatgcctAGTTCCGCAACACTATGTGATCGCTTCTCCCCAATCGCGAAACAACCATCCTAGCCAGGATTCTTCCTTCACGTTTACATAGCTCCTTATGCGATCACGACATGCAAAACTCTGCCAGCCAAACTCCCTTATCCATGATTGCGAGACTCAGCTTAGCGAGCAAAGTAGTGTCTTGCACCAGAAAATAAGCAGCTATAAAATACttggaaatggtctgaaactaccccaaaactcacccgatctCCTTGGGTCCCCATTCAGTCATTCCAACAAGTCTATATACCTCATACATACTTGTCCCAAGGCTCGATAcataaaaacaataataaaaccaagaatcgaagatCGATCCATCTCTTAAATTTTTAACTTCGCTAATGTGTCCGAATCATAGTTAGACATTATGGATCACAACCAAATTTTGCATACCAGTTTATGTCAATCATTAGTATCTAACCAAGGTCTCAATACAACAATCAAAACTCATTAGTCCAAAAGTCAACTACTGGTCAAATTTAAGAACTCTCCAATTCTTTAAATTATCAACTTTTGACAAATTGAGTCAAAATCTTCTAGGAACATTAAAACTAAattcgaacatacgtccaagtacaaaatcatcatataaacctattgaaaccatcaaatcactAATCTGAGGCCGTtaactcaaaagtcaaaaatttgtcaactcttataacttaagcttataaaaatgaaactaagtgttccaattcattgtCAAACCTTCCCGAAATCAAATAACCAtctccacaagtcataaatcatcaaaatcaaatacgaaaaatatcaaataggggaacaagTCTGTAATGCTTAAAACGATCAGCTGGATTATTAAACTTAGTTAGGCACATTTACCAAGAAAATATGATTAAAGAGCGGTAAAAGTGAGAGTAAATTAATGTTAGAACATACATAAAGATGCCTAACATCACATACTCAAGTTAGTTAACGATTCAACATATTACGAGAAGTCCATCCTTTGCACCAGAAAGATGCTTTATCAGCCCTCGAATCAATGGCGAACAACTCGGAGATTTGAATCAGTGGAAGCAAATAGAATTGTACCCATAAACAaaaatcaataatatattttttcttgCATTTGTTCTGTTAATGCAAATATTTATTTTCTGTATGAAAAATTAGTGACTAACAATTATATTAACCACTACATATAAATaagtacatataatatacatagagagggtagtgtgtacggaTGCCTTACCCCTACTTTGTGAAGGTAGGCatactgtttccgatagactcttgGCTTAAGAAAAGTATACTCATAGTAGTTATAAAAAGGAAATACTATAGTGGAGAAGCAATGAGAAAAGGAGCAGTAACAACTATCAGGAAAATAAGATAACCGAAGCACAAGAAATAACATGTAGTAATAGAAATCTAAGAATATAAAATACGAGAATAACACTCGTACTATAAGTGTGTAAAAGATAAGCAGGTATGGAAAATAAGTTcactcgactacctactaacttACTACCTTAATCCTTGCTCTCCACACACTCCTATCAAGAGTCATGTCCTAGATAAGCTGAAGATGTGTCATGCCCTGCATGATCACCTCTTCCTAACACTCCTTGGACCCACCATAGCCAACCTCTCATACCTCCTCATTCTGGAATCTGTTTATCTTCTCTTCAAATCTCaacctcgcttcccgcatcttatccACCAGACATGTCACTCCCAGCTTGTCCCAAACGTTTTCTTTTAATAAGCAAATTATGTTTGGCTATTCTTTTCAAAAGTACTTTCGAGCGTCAAATTATAAAAACTGGCAGTATCAAGGTTCGATTTGCAATTAGTATTTTTAAAAGAGAaatgaatttaaaattttgaatcaaTTTATCATATAGTTACTAGGTGGCGATGGCTTGTGCCAGCACAGGTCCAACATGAATTTAGTTTTATTTTCACTTGCGATGATGATTGTAGACACAGTACTTCATATTGAAATCAAAATAGATGACCATAATCCAAAAGAGTTTTTATACAACATGAGCATAATTTTGCTCTTCCAACTCTACTTTTGCTCTTTTTCAACTTGCTACTTGATGCACGACTATCTTGTTAGCCGTCTTCCGATGAACTCTATAATTGCTCAATAGTGTTTGTTATTAAGTTGCATTGTCGTGTAGGTTGGAATTGCATATACTGCTGACCACCTTATTTCCTTGACAAAAGACTTGACAGTGATGCTGCAACACAGAAAATGAACTATGCCAAATGAATAGTGCGCGACGGCGCATCCCATAAGCAACTGCTGAGGAAAATTTAAAACAGCTGAGCAAAATGATAAAAGTCTTCATAGTATAGATTGCCAAGGTTTCCAAATACAAATGACCAATGAAATCTTTTTCTGGCAGCATAAGTTAATAATCAAATGGGTATGTTATTGTAAAACACAATAACATAACTATCCTTTGCCAGCAAGGAGAGATGTCGAGAAGAGCAGCCAGCTTCTTTCCTTATACATAATAGAAATGCAGATTGTCAATACTAACTACGCCTCTTAAATAAAATAGAACTTATCAAGTTAAAATTAGCCAAAGACCCATGGACCTCACAAATTTCAATGACTAAAGTAGACAAAGCAACAACTGCTACAGAGAATAAGAAGCTATGAATTTTTTCGATTGTTTTGAGATTCCCTTCCAAGACCTTTTTGAACAACAAAAAGGTAATTTTCTCCATCCAAGATTTTTAGAGACCTCTTGCTAGACTAAGCAATTTTAGTATACTTTTCGATAAGGTAATAAgcaattttaaatatatttcctCAGATCCTTCAAAAAAGTAAGCTCTAAAACATGCTCTTTTAATCTTTCAATGTATTACCGAGTCCAACAGTGAGCCATGATAAAAAATTAGAGATAAACCAAGTGTACTGGAATATAATCATTGAAAATATTACGCCACTTCATATAATATCTctgtaagtatttttttttcttcatttggCATAATAGCTCTTAAGCATTATAGTGTCCTTCAAGTATCCAATTTGATCTCATGCATGATCCATGTTCACTTGAATATTATTCAAATTTATGCTAAGGTCCAAAAATATGACTTAGAATAGTTGGATAACATTATATGTAAAAtggttcattttatttattgttgaaattgtttaccctaaaaattgagtaacaattaaacttatattgtgattttaaggatatgtgatttaacccagtaccaattgataaccaacgaattaaatagataaattggacaataaaataaatcaaaccggtctgcaaacaatgcctcgacctcgattcgagatagtctc is a window from the Nicotiana tomentosiformis chromosome 10, ASM39032v3, whole genome shotgun sequence genome containing:
- the LOC138899880 gene encoding uncharacterized protein → MGIVEVCEAAFTKFQLMGSVYRQWQAYEEGRPADVAPLTWAQFSKMFLKEFVPHTLRDAWRTEFEQLHQVTMTAFEYALRFSKLSRQASALVSTTRESPQIFRGAQLWSQMQDDMGAGD